The Kitasatospora albolonga nucleotide sequence GTCGAGACCTTCCGTACCGAGGAAGAGGCCATCACCCTGGCCAACGACACCGACTACGGCCTCGCGGGCGCCGTCTGGACCACGGACGCGGGCCGCGCCCGCCGGGTCGCCGGACGACTGCGCCACGGCACCGTCTGGATCAACGACTACCACCCCTACCTGCCGCAGGCCGAGTGGGGCGGCTTCGGCAAGTCCGGTACGGGGCGTGAGCTCGGCCCCACCGGCCTCGCCGAGTACCGCGAGTCCAAGCACATCTACCAGAACCTCAACCCGCGCCCCCAGCGCTGGTTCGCCGGCTGACACCTGCGGGGACCGGGCGCCCACCCGACCCGCCCGGTCCCGCCCGGCTGTTCGCAGCACCACGCACACGCACGAACCTTGCAGAAGGAGCAGTGACCGATGCCCTCCACCCCCCGCAGCACCGCAGTCCCCGACCCCGAAGGACCCGTGGCCGACTACGTGATCGTCGGCGGCGGCACCGCCGGATCGGTCATCGCCTCCCGGCTCACCGAGGACCCGGACGTCACCGTCACCGTCATCGAGGGCGGCCCCACCGACATCGACCGCGACGACGTGCTGACCCTGCGCCGCTGGCTCGGCCTCCTCGGCGGCGACCTCGACTACGACTACCCCACCACCGAACAGCCGCGCGGCAACAGCCACATCCGGCACAGCCGCGCCCGGGTCCTCGGCGGCTGCTCCTCGCACAACACCCTCATCAGCTTCAAGCCGCTGCCCGGCGACTGGGACGAGTGGGCCGAGGCGGGCGCCGAGGGCTGGGGCGCGGCCGCGATGGACCCGTACTTCGCCAGGCTGCGCAACAACATCGTCCCGGTGGACGAGAAGGACCGCAACGCCATCGCCCGCGACTTCGTCGACGCCGCCCAGCAGGCGGCCGGGGTCCCGCGCGTGGACAGCTTCAACCGCAAGCCGTTCCACGAGGGCGTCGGCTTCTTCGACCTCGCCTACCACCCCGAGAACAACAAGCGCTCCTCCGCCTCGGTCGCCTACCTCCACCCGCACATCGAGGCCGGTGACCGGCCGGGCCTCCGCATTCTGCTGGAGACCTGGGCCTACCGCCTGGAGTTCGACGGCACCCGCGCCACCGGCGTCCACGTCCGGACGAAGGACGGCGATGAGATCCTCGTGCGCGCCGCCCGCGAAGTCATCGTCTGCGCGGGCGCGGTGGACACGCCCCGGCTGCTGCTGCACTCCGGGATCGGCCCGCGCGAGGACCTCGAAGCGCTGGGCATCGAGGTGCGCCACGACCTTCCGGGCGTCGGCGAGAACCTCCTCGACCACCCCGAGTCCGTCATCGTCTGGGAGACCGACGGACCCATCCCGGAGAACTCCGCGATGGACTCCGACGCGGGACTCTTCGTCCGCCGCGACCCCGAATCCCGGGGCCCGGACCTGATGTTCCACTTCTACCAGATCCCCTTCACCGACAACCCGGAGCGGCTCGGCTACGAGAAGCCCGAGCACGGGGTGTCGATGACCCCGAACATCCCCAAGCCGCGCAGCCGGGGCCGCCTCTACCTCACGAGCGCCGACCCCGAGGCCAAGCCCGCCCTGGACTTCCGGTACTTCACCGACGAGGACGACTACGACGGCCGCACCCTGGTCGACGGCATCAGGCTCGCCCGCGAGATCGCGGCCACCGAACCGCTCGCCCACTGGCTGAAGCGCGAGGTCTGCCCCGGCCCCGAGATCACCTCGGACGAGGAGCTGAGCGAGTACGCCCGCAAGGTCGCCCACACCGTCTACCACCCGGCGGGCACGTGCAGGATGGGGGCCGCCGACGACCAAGAGGCCGTCGTGGACCCGCAGTTGCGCATCCGTGGCCTTGAGGGCATCCGCATCGCGGACGCGTCGGTCTTCCCGACCATGCCCGCCGTCAACCCGATGATCGGCGTCCTCATGGTCGGCGAGAAGTGCGCCGAAATCCTCGCCCAGGAGGCGGGCCACCCGGTCCCGGCCACTGGTACCCGCACCGGAGGTGACGCCCGATGACCGCGACCCGCGCCCCCGAGGCCCCCGTCGAGACGGCCGAGGACGCCGTCTTCTCCGTACGCGACCTCTGGAAGGTCTTCGGCCCCAAGGCCGACCGCATCCCCGGCAGCGAGTACGCCGCACTCCCGCCCGCCGAACTGCGCGAGGCCACCGGCTGCACCGCCGCCGTCCGCGATGTCTCCTTCGACGTCCGCAAGGGCGAGGTCTTCGTCGTCATGGGCCTGTCGGGCTCCGGCAAGTCGACCCTCGTACGCTGTCTGACCCGGCTCATCGAGCCCACCAGCGGCACCCTCGCCATCGACGGCGAGGACGTCCTCGCGATGGACCGCGCCCGGCTGCGCGAACTCCGCCGCCACCGCACCGCGATGGTCTTCCAGCACTTCGGACTGCTCCCGCACCGCACGGTGTTGGACAACATCGCCTACGGCCTGGAGATCCAGGGGATCGGCAAGGCCGAACGCCGCGCCAAGGCCGCCGAGTTGGTGGAGAAGGTCGGCCTCGCCGGTCTGGAGGACCGCCGTCCGTCCCAGCTCTCCGGCGGCCAGCAGCAGCGTGTCGGGCTGGCCCGCGCGCTCGCCGTCGACCCCTCCGTCCTCCTCTTCGACGAGCCGTTCAGCGCGCTGGACCCGCTGATCCGCCGCGAGATGCAGGACGAGGTGGTCCGGCTGCATTGCGAGGAGGGCCGCACCATGGTCTTCATCACCCACGACCTCAGCGAGGCGCTGCGCCTGGGCACCCGGATCGCCCTCATGCGCGACGGCGGCATCGTCCAGCTCGGCACGCCCGAGGAGATCGTGGGCTCGCCCGCCGACGACTACGTCACCGAGTTCGTCCGGGACGTGCCGCGCGAGCAGGTCCTCACCGTCGCCACCGCCATGCGCCCCGCGCTCGCCGGGGAGAGCGAGCGCGGCCCGGCCGTACGCCCCGACGCCACGGTCTCCGAGGCCATCGAGGCGGTCTCCCGCTCCGGCGACCCCGCCGCCCGGGTGATGGACGGCGGCCGGCTCGTCGGCGTCGTGGACCACGCGTGCCTGCTGGACGTGGTGGCCGGAACATCCGCGGCGGACGGCCCCGCAGCACCCGACGGCCCCCGCGAGGTGACCGTCTGATGGCCACCGCACAGGCCACCCCGGTCCGCCCCGCCCGGCCGGGCACGGGCCGGGGGCCGCTGGCCGCCCTGCGCGAACGCCCGGCCGCCGGAAAGCTCCTGCTCCTCGCGCTCGCCGCCGTACTCCTCGTCCCCCTCGCGCACAGCCGCTGGGGCGGCGGCATCTGGCCCGACGCGCTCACCGCCGACCTGTCCGGGCCGCTCGGCAGCGTCACCGACTGGATCGTCTCCAACCGGGACAGCCACCCGCTCTTCCTCTACTTCTTCGGCCACATCAGCAACGCCGTCGTGCTCTCCGTGCGCGGCGTCTACCTGGTGCTCCTGGCCCTCGGCTGGGCCGGGGTCACCGTGCTCGCCGCCGCCGTCGCCTGGCGGGTCGCCGGTATCAGGCTCGCGCTCACCGCCGCCGCCTCCTTCCTGGCCTGCGGACTGCTCGGCATGTGGGTGCCGACCATGCAGACGCTCGCGCTCATGGTCGTCGCCGTCTTGGCCTCCGTCGTCCTCGGCCTCCTCCTCGGCCTGGCCGCCGGACTCTCCGACCGCACGTTCCGCGTGCTGCGCCCGGTGCTCGACACCATGCAGGTGCTGCCCGCCTTCGCCTATCTGCTGCCCGTGGTGCTGGTCTTCGGCATCGGCGTGCCCGGAGCGGTCCTCGCCACCGTCGTGTACGCGGCTCCGCCGATGGCCCGGCTCACCGCGCTCGGCCTGCGCGGCGCGGACGGCGGGGTCATGGAGGCCGTCACCTCGCTCGGCGCGACCGGACGGCAGCGGCTGCTCACCGCCCGGCTCCCGCTGGCCCGAAAGGAGCTGCTGCTCGGCCTCAACCAGACCATCATGATGGCGCTCTCCATGGCCGTCATCGCGTCCGTGATCGGCGCGGGCGGCCTCGGCGACCGGGTCTACCAGGCGCTCTCCGCCGTCGACGTGGGCGCCGCCCTCGCCGCGGGCATCCCGATCGTGCTGCTGGCCGTCGTCCTGGACCGTACGACGGAGGCGGCGGGCCGTCGCATCGGCACCGAACCCACCGGCCCGGCCCT carries:
- a CDS encoding oxidoreductase, which codes for MPSTPRSTAVPDPEGPVADYVIVGGGTAGSVIASRLTEDPDVTVTVIEGGPTDIDRDDVLTLRRWLGLLGGDLDYDYPTTEQPRGNSHIRHSRARVLGGCSSHNTLISFKPLPGDWDEWAEAGAEGWGAAAMDPYFARLRNNIVPVDEKDRNAIARDFVDAAQQAAGVPRVDSFNRKPFHEGVGFFDLAYHPENNKRSSASVAYLHPHIEAGDRPGLRILLETWAYRLEFDGTRATGVHVRTKDGDEILVRAAREVIVCAGAVDTPRLLLHSGIGPREDLEALGIEVRHDLPGVGENLLDHPESVIVWETDGPIPENSAMDSDAGLFVRRDPESRGPDLMFHFYQIPFTDNPERLGYEKPEHGVSMTPNIPKPRSRGRLYLTSADPEAKPALDFRYFTDEDDYDGRTLVDGIRLAREIAATEPLAHWLKREVCPGPEITSDEELSEYARKVAHTVYHPAGTCRMGAADDQEAVVDPQLRIRGLEGIRIADASVFPTMPAVNPMIGVLMVGEKCAEILAQEAGHPVPATGTRTGGDAR
- a CDS encoding glycine/betaine ABC transporter ATP-binding protein, with translation MTATRAPEAPVETAEDAVFSVRDLWKVFGPKADRIPGSEYAALPPAELREATGCTAAVRDVSFDVRKGEVFVVMGLSGSGKSTLVRCLTRLIEPTSGTLAIDGEDVLAMDRARLRELRRHRTAMVFQHFGLLPHRTVLDNIAYGLEIQGIGKAERRAKAAELVEKVGLAGLEDRRPSQLSGGQQQRVGLARALAVDPSVLLFDEPFSALDPLIRREMQDEVVRLHCEEGRTMVFITHDLSEALRLGTRIALMRDGGIVQLGTPEEIVGSPADDYVTEFVRDVPREQVLTVATAMRPALAGESERGPAVRPDATVSEAIEAVSRSGDPAARVMDGGRLVGVVDHACLLDVVAGTSAADGPAAPDGPREVTV
- a CDS encoding glycine/betaine ABC transporter permease; translated protein: MATAQATPVRPARPGTGRGPLAALRERPAAGKLLLLALAAVLLVPLAHSRWGGGIWPDALTADLSGPLGSVTDWIVSNRDSHPLFLYFFGHISNAVVLSVRGVYLVLLALGWAGVTVLAAAVAWRVAGIRLALTAAASFLACGLLGMWVPTMQTLALMVVAVLASVVLGLLLGLAAGLSDRTFRVLRPVLDTMQVLPAFAYLLPVVLVFGIGVPGAVLATVVYAAPPMARLTALGLRGADGGVMEAVTSLGATGRQRLLTARLPLARKELLLGLNQTIMMALSMAVIASVIGAGGLGDRVYQALSAVDVGAALAAGIPIVLLAVVLDRTTEAAGRRIGTEPTGPALLRGWRGWGLAALVAAAVAFAGRLTDGRVWPDDLTVAIAGPVNTAKDWMVDHLYTGVPVVGGTADLASHFTGGVLNPLRSGLTGLPWWSVLLIVAALAWTIGTWRTAATAVLAMAAIGVLGVWEPSMDTLSQVIAAVAVTLVLGFSIAIGAARSERLEKLLRPVLDVFQTMPQFVYLIPVVALFGVGRAPAAAAAVVYALPAVVRITTQGLRGVDPAALEGARSLGATPGQQLRQVQIPLARPSLLLAVNQAVVLVLAVVIIGGLVGSGALGYDVVFGLAQGDLATGLVAGAAIVCLGLMLDRVTQPTARRQRQES